One Solanum lycopersicum chromosome 4, SLM_r2.1 DNA window includes the following coding sequences:
- the LOC101265126 gene encoding pentatricopeptide repeat-containing protein At3g12770-like produces MASLPSVVVGNTLKLENEFKKNSVTPLPFEKKNHSPMNSDKALEPLNVEFREALSLIKEGSEKVESASYVPLLQECIKNNSVSEAKAIHGHIIKMGIHEDLFLMTFLVNVYAKCGMMGNARKVFDNLPKRNVVTWTSLMSGYVQNSQPEVAISVFQEMLEAGGFPTNYTLGVAFNACSLLGHFELGKQIHAYVVKYEIEDDTSIGNALCSLYSKSHNLDSAVKAFRMIADKNVISWTAAISACGDNGDSAMGLSLFVDMLSADVEPNEFTFTSVLSLCCIMQALKIGSQIHSLSIKLGYGSNLRVTNSIMYLYLKNGWIIEAKKLFDGMESISLVTWNAMIAGLAQMMDLGEDGIAAHSSGFEALNTFLRLHHSGMKPDLFTFSSVLSVCSSLVALEQGEQIHAQVIKSGFLSDVVVGTALVNMYNKCGSIDRASKAFVEMSTRTLISWTSMITAFAQHGYSKQALQLFEDMSFVGVRPNKVTFVGVLSACSHAGLVKEALTYFDMMKKEYKIKPVMDHYACLIDMFVRLGRIDEAFDFVKKMDFEPNEFIWSLLIAGCRSHGKLELGFYAAEQLLSLNPKNSEAYFLLLNMYLSAERWKDVSRLRKLMKDEKIGKLKDWSWISIRDKVHSFRTGDQLNPPYENIDIFLSDLHDKASTMGFELHTSLELKNEEDNETAFPIGRHSEKLAVAFGLLNIPSAAPIRVIKSISMCRDCHSFMKFISQLTSRKIIIRDSKRLHKFVNGHCSCGDFGSLV; encoded by the exons ATGGCTTCTCTGCCTTCAGTAGTTGTGGGCAACACCCTTAAGCTTGAaaatgaattcaagaaaaactCAGTAACTCCTTTGCCTTTCGAAAAG aaaaatcaTAGTCCCATGAACTCGGATAAAGCATTGGAGCCATTGAATGTTGAATTCAGAGAGGCACTTTCACTGATCAAAGAAGGTAGTGAAAAAGTGGAATCAGCTTCTTATGTTCCACTTCTGCAAGAATGTATCAAGAATAATTCTGTTTCAGAAGCTAAAGCTATTCATGGCCATATTATCAAAATGGGTATTCATGAAGATTTGTTCCTCATGACATTTCTTGTTAATGTTTATGCAAAATGTGGGATGATGGGAAACGCACGGAAGGTATTTGATAATTTGCCTAAAAGAAATGTTGTTACCTGGACATCCTTGATGTCTGGCTATGTTCAGAATTCGCAGCCGGAGGTTGCTATTAGCGTATTCCAAGAAATGCTGGAAGCGGGTGGATTTCCCACGAATTATACGTTAGGTGTTGCGTTCAATGCTTGTTCATTGTTGGGTCATTTCGAGTTAGGAAAGCAGATTCATGCGTATGTTGTGAAGTATGAAATTGAGGATGACACAAGTATTGGCAATGCTCTCTGTAGCTTGTATTCCAAAAGTCACAATCTGGATTCTGCAGTTAAAGCTTTTCGGATGATTGCTGATAAGAATGTTATCTCGTGGACAGCAGCTATATCTGCCTGTGGAGATAACGGGGATTCTGCAATGGGATTAAGCCTGTTTGTTGATATGCTTAGTGCGGATGTGGAGCCTAATGAGTTCACATTTACAAGTGTACTAAGTTTGTGTTGCATAATGCAGGCTTTAAAGATAGGATCACAAATTCATTCTTTGAGCATTAAACTGGGGTATGGTTCTAATCTAAGAGTAACAAATTCAATTATGTACTTATACTTGAAAAATGGATGGATTATAGAGGCAAAGAAGCTGTTTGATGGAATGGAGTCAATTAGTTTGGTTACATGGAACGCGATGATTGCAGGTCTTGCTCAAATGATGGATCTTGGAGAGGACGGTATTGCTGCACATTCCAGCGGTTTTGAGGCACTAAACACTTTTTTGAGACTGCATCATTCGGGGATGAAGCCTGATTTATTCACCTTCTCAAGTGTGTTATCTGTATGTAGTAGTTTGGTTGCTTTGGAACAAGGGGAACAAATTCATGCTCAGGTTATTAAGTCTGGGTTTTTGTCGGACGTTGTAGTGGGAACTGCCCTAGTTAACATGTATAATAAATGTGGGAGCATTGATAGGGCAAGTAAAGCTTTTGTGGAGATGTCTACACGAACTTTGATATCTTGGACGTCTATGATTACAGCCTTCGCACAACATGGGTACTCTAAACAAGCGTTGCAGCTCTTTGAGGATATGAGTTTCGTAGGAGTTAGACCAAACAAGGTTACATTCGTGGGAGTGCTCTCGGCTTGTAGCCATGCTGGACTGGTCAAAGAGGCATTGACATACTTTGACATGATGAAAAAAGAGTACAAAATCAAGCCCGTGATGGACCATTATGCATGCTTGATTGATATGTTTGTGAGGTTAGGGAGGATAGATGAAGCTTTTGATTTCGTCAAGAAGATGGATTTTGAGCCTAACGAGTTTATATGGTCACTTCTAATAGCTGGCTGTAGAAGCCATGGGAAGTTAGAACTAGGTTTTTATGCTGCTGAACAACTACTCAGCCTGAATCCGAAAAATTCAGAAGCATACTTCCTGTTGTTAAACATGTACCTATCAGCTGAGAGATGGAAGGATGTTTCCAGGTTGAGAAAGCTaatgaaagatgaaaaaatCGGAAAGCTAAAGGATTGGAGCTGGATCAGCATCAGGGACAAAGTTCATTCGTTTAGAACAGGTGATCAGTTGAATCCTCCATACgaaaatatagatattttcTTAAGTGATTTACATGACAAAGCAAGTACAATGGGATTTGAGTTGCACACAAGTTTGGAGCTCAAAAACGAAGAAGATAATGAAACAGCTTTTCCTATTGGTCGTCACAGTGAAAAACTGGCTGTTGCATTTGGATTGCTGAACATACCAAGTGCTGCACCCATCCGAGTTATTAAGAGTATAAGCATGTGTAGAGATTGCCACAGCTTTATGAAATTCATCTCACAGCTAACTTCAAGAAAAATCATCATTAGAGATAGTAAAAGGCTTCACAAATTTGTGAATGGACATTGTTCTTGCGGCGATTTTGGTAGTCTTGTTTAA
- the LOC101265432 gene encoding CBL-interacting serine/threonine-protein kinase 8, translating into MVVRKVGKYEVGRTIGEGTFAKVKFAQNTETGESVAMKVLDRSTIIKHKMVDQIKQEISIMKLVRHPYVVRLHEVIATRTKIYIILEFITGGELFDKIVHHGRLSEAESRRYFQQLIDGVDYCHIKGVYHRDLKPENLLLDSQANLKISDFGLSASPGEGVNILKTTCGTPNYVAPEVLSHKGYDGAVADIWSCGVILYVLMAGYLPFDEVDLTTLYAKIDKADFSCPSWFPVGAKSLIHRILDPNPQTRIRIEEIRNDEWFKKNYDPVKVMEYEDVNLDDINAAFDDTEEEASNEQCDNADAGPLALNAFDLIILSQGLNLSILFDRGQDSMKHHQTRFLTQKPAKVVLSSMEVVAQSMGFKTHIRNFKMRVEGLSTNKTSHFSVILEVFEVAPTFFMVDVQKAAGDASEFLKFYKNFCGNLEDIIWRPPDESCKSKVTKARSRKR; encoded by the exons atggTGGTAAGGAAAGTTGGTAAGTATGAAGTTGGAAGGACAATTGGAGAAGGAACATTTGCTAAGGTTAAATTTGCTCAGAATACTGAGACAGGTGAAAGTGTCGCCATGAAAGTCCTCGATCGAAGCACTATCATCAAGCACAAGATGGTTGACCAG ATAAAGCAGGAGATATCCATAATGAAGCTTGTTAGACATCCATATGTAGTTCGATTACATGAG GTTATAGCAACTCGCACGAAGATCTATATTATCTTGGAATTTATCACAGGCGGGGAACTTTTTGATAAGATA GTCCACCATGGACGATTAAGTGAGGCCGAGTCTCGAAGATACTTTCAACAATTGATTGATGGAGTTGATTATTGTCACATCAAGGGAGTTTATCACAGAGACCTAAAG CCTGAAAATCTTCTGCTAGATTCCCAAGCAAATCTGAAAATATCAGATTTTGGACTTAGTGCATCACCTGGCGAA GGAGTCAACATTCTTAAGACTACATGTGGAACTCCCAACTATGTTGCACCAGAG GTTCTTAGTCACAAAGGTTATGATGGTGCTGTGGCTGATATCTGGTCCTGTGGTGTCATCCTTTATGTTCTGATGGCAGGTTATCTCCCTTTTGATGAGGTTGATCTCACTACACTGTACGCAAAG ATTGACAAAGCAGATTTTTCCTGTCCATCTTGGTTTCCTGTTGGAGCAAAATCTCTGATACATCGAATTTTAGACCCAAATCCTCAAACT CGTATTCGGATTGAAGAGATCCGTAATGATGAgtggtttaaaaaaaattatgatcctGTCAAAGTCATGGAGTATGAAGATGTCAATTTAGATGATATTAATGCAGCTTTTGATGATACTGAG GAGGAAGCATCCAACGAGCAATGTGACAATGCGGATGCTGGGCCTCTGGCTTTAAATGCCTTTGACCTAATTATTCTCTCTCAAGGATTGAACTTATCCATATTGTTTGACCGTGGGCAG GACTCAATGAAGCATCATCAAACACGCTTCCTAACACAGAAACCAGCAAAAGTTGTTTTATCAAGTATGGAAGTTGTGGCCCAGTCCATGGGTTTCAAGACCCATATCCGCAATTTTAAG ATGAGGGTAGAAGGTCTCTCCACAAACAAGACTTCACATTTCTCTGTAATACTGGAG gTTTTCGAAGTTGCTCCTACATTTTTCATGGTAGACGTTCAGAAAGCAGCCGGTGATGCTAGTGAATTCCTCAAG TTTTACAAGAACTTTTGTGGCAATCTTGAGGACATTATCTGGAGGCCACCGGATGAATCATGCAAATCAAAAGTTACAAAAGCAAGGAGTAGAAAGAGATGA
- the LOC101264818 gene encoding serine hydroxymethyltransferase, mitochondrial — MAMALRKISYGSSINLLRPLSNGSSVQYKSSLPNQAVRDREDPRVTWIKQLNAPLEEIDPEIADIIEHEKARQWKGLELIPSENFTSLSVMQAVGSVMTNKYSEGYPGARYYGGNEYIDMAERLCQKRALEVFNLDPAKWGVNVQSLSGSPSNFQVYTALLKPHERIMALDLPHGGHLSHGYQTDTKKISAVSIFFETMPYRLDESTGYIDYEQLEKSATLFRPKLIVAGASAYARLYDYARIRKVCDKQKAVLLADMAHISGLVAAGVIPSPFEYADVVTTTTHKSLRGPRGAMIFFRKGVKEINKKGEEVMYDYEDKINQAVFPGLQGGPHNHTISGLAVALKQVMTPEYKAYQEQVLSNCSKFAESLLAAGYDLVSGGTENHLVLVNLRNKGIDGSRVEKVLESVHIAANKNTVPGDVSAMVPGGIRMGTPALTSRGFVEEDFVKVAEYFDAAVKLALKVKAETKGTKLKDFVATLSSDSNIQSEVAKLRQDVEDYAKQFPTVGFEKETMKYKN, encoded by the exons ATGGCGATGGCTCTTCGTAAGATTTCTTACGGTTCCTCCATCAACCTTCTTCGTCCTCTCTCCAATGGCTCTTCCGTGCAATACAAG tCGTCTTTGCCTAATCAAGCAGTTCGAGATAGGGAGGATCCGCGAGTTACG TGGATTAAGCAGTTGAATGCGCCACTTGAAGAAATTGATCCAGAGATTGCCGACATTATTGAGCATGAGAAAGCTAGGCAATGGAAG GGTCTTGAGCTTATCCCTTCAGAGAATTTTACATCACTGTCAGTGATGCAAGCAGTTGGATCAGTAATGACCAACAAATACAGTGAAGGGTATCCTGGTGCTAGATACTATGGAGGAAATGA GTATATTGACATGGCAGAGAGATTGTGTCAAAAACGTGCACTGGAAGTTTTTAATTTGGATCCTGCCAAATGGGGAG TCAATGTTCAGTCATTGTCTGGATCTCCTTCAAATTTTCAAGTGTACACTGCTTTATTAAAGCCTCATGAGAGAATTATGGCGCTAGATCTTCCTCATGGTGGACATCTTTCACATGGTTATCAG ACTGACACAAAGAAGATTTCTGCTGTGTCTATCTTTTTCGAGACCATGCCTTACAGATTAGATGAGAGCACAGGTTATATTGACTATGAACAG CTGGAGAAAAGTGCAACGCTCTTCCGACCGAAGTTGATTGTTGCTGGTGCAAGTGCTTATGCTCGCCTATATGATTATGCACGTATCCGTAAG GTATGTGACAAGCAAAAAGCTGTTCTCTTGGCAGACATGGCACATATCAGTGGCTTGGTTGCTGCTGGAGTCATCCCTTCTCCTTTTGAGTATGCAGACGTTGTTACCACCACAACTCACAAGTCACTACGTGGGCCACGTGGAGCGATGATCTTCTTCAGAAAAGGAGTGAAGGAGATAaacaaaaaaggagaagaa GTTATGTATGACTATGAAGATAAAATCAACCAAGCTGTTTTCCCTGGACTTCAAGGTGGCCCCCACAATCACACAATTTCTGGCTTAGCTGTCGCACTGAAACAA GTCATGACACCAGAATACAAGGCATACCAAGAGCAAGTTCTTAGCAATTGCTCTAAGTTTGCTGAG AGTTTGCTGGCAGCGGGATATGATCTTGTATCTGGTGGAACTGAGAATCATCTCGTGCTGGTTAACTTAAGAAATAAG GGTATTGATGGATCTAGAGTTGAGAAGGTTTTAGAGTCGGTGCATATTGCAGCCAATAAGAATACTGTGCCTGGTGATGTATCTGCCATGGTACCTGGTGGCATTCGCATGG GCACCCCAGCTCTCACTTCTAGAGGTTTTGTTGAGGAGGATTTTGTCAAAGTGGCTGAATATTTTGACGCTGCTGTGAAGTTGGCCCTTAAGGTCAAGGCTGAGACCAAAG GAACGAAGTTGAAGGACTTTGTGGCAACTTTGAGTTCAGACTCCAACATTCAATCTGAGGTTGCCAAGCTAAGGCAGGACGTTGAGGACTATGCCAAACAATTCCCTACTGTTGGTTTCGAGAAAGAAACAATGAAATACAAGAATTGA